One segment of Nostoc flagelliforme CCNUN1 DNA contains the following:
- the ycaC gene encoding isochorismate family cysteine hydrolase YcaC, whose amino-acid sequence MSTFKYNRLDKNDAAVLLVDHQTGLFSLVRDIGAADFKNNVLALASVAKFFDLPTVLTTSFEQGPNGVIIPELKEKFPDAPFISRPGQINAWDNEDFVKAVEATGKKQLIIAGIVTDVCVTFCALSALEAGYDVFVVTDASGTFDEACRYAAWDRMSRAGVQLVNWFSVVCELHRDWRNDIEGLGSLLAGFIPDYKNLMTSYAATSNTGSPSK is encoded by the coding sequence ATGTCTACATTCAAGTACAACCGTTTAGACAAGAATGATGCTGCGGTTCTGCTGGTCGATCACCAAACTGGACTGTTCTCACTTGTGCGTGATATTGGTGCTGCCGACTTCAAAAATAATGTGCTAGCACTGGCAAGTGTAGCCAAGTTTTTCGACCTGCCTACAGTTTTGACAACTAGCTTTGAGCAGGGTCCTAATGGAGTTATCATCCCTGAACTGAAGGAGAAGTTTCCCGATGCTCCCTTTATTTCGCGCCCCGGACAGATCAACGCTTGGGACAACGAGGACTTTGTTAAAGCAGTAGAAGCAACAGGCAAGAAGCAATTGATCATTGCCGGAATTGTCACCGATGTATGTGTTACTTTTTGTGCGCTTTCGGCATTGGAGGCAGGTTATGACGTTTTTGTTGTAACCGATGCCTCTGGAACCTTCGATGAAGCCTGTCGCTATGCAGCTTGGGATCGAATGTCTCGTGCTGGAGTTCAATTGGTCAATTGGTTTAGCGTTGTGTGTGAATTGCACCGTGACTGGCGTAACGATATTGAAGGCCTGGGTAGTCTCTTAGCAGGGTTTATTCCTGATTACAAAAACCTGATGACCAGCTATGCAGCAACGTCAAATACTGGATCTCCCAGTAAATAG